From Cydia fagiglandana chromosome 6, ilCydFagi1.1, whole genome shotgun sequence, the proteins below share one genomic window:
- the LOC134665592 gene encoding uncharacterized protein LOC134665592, translating into MTVFWHADVGKMASSRKRCLRDAELENYLNLNESDLEISDYDDDIFDADFQPPRRDQPSYSSTSSSSEDENELVPPETQMVTASVGNKNVTPAESHISRRSRGNSRTRSCSRARGRERSSRGRGRSQSMSQENHSVVIQDISTNEWTEGEFIPKCIPFTQPAYLPINPEHLFEKYDYLRQYINDSLLQIIVDKSNEMYFARNGRLLNSIVIL; encoded by the exons ATGACAGTCTTTTGGCACGCGGATGTTGGGAAGATGGCGTCCTCGCGAAAACGTT GCTTGAGGGATGCAGAAttagaaaattatttaaatctaaACGAATCCGACTTAGAAATAAGTGATTACGATGATGACATATTTGATGCGGATTTTCAACCCCCGAGACGTGATCAGCCTTCTTACTCCTCAACATCTTCGTCATCTGAAGATGAAAATGAACTAGTTCCTCCAGAGACCCAGATGGTTACTGCTTCggttggaaataaaaatgtcaCGCCTGCAGAATCTCACATTTCACGCCGTTCTCGTGGAAATTCAAGGACTCGAAGCTGCTCACGTGCTCGTGGTCGGGAAAGGTCATCGCGTGGACGTGGAAGGTCTCAAAGCATGTCCCAAGAAAATCATTCTGTTGTTATCCAAGATATTTCAACTAATGAGTGGACAGAAGGAGAATTCATTCCCAAGTGTATTCCATTTACACAACCAGCATATTTACCAATAAATCCAGAGCATTTGTTCGAGAAATACGATTATCTGCGGCAGTATATAAATGACAGCTTATTGCAAATTATTGTGGACAAATCCAATGAGATGTATTTTGCAAGAAATGGTCGGTTactgaattctatagtaatacTATAG